Part of the Caldibacillus debilis DSM 16016 genome, GGCATCTGGAAAATCAGAAAAAGGGCATTCCCTCCGATCTGGAACAATTGAAGAAAGAGATCGAAACGAGGGACCGAATGGATACCGAAAGGGAATTCGCCCCTTTAAGGAAAGCGGCGGATGCCGTGGAAATCGATACGACCGGAATCCCGATTGAAGGGGTGGTCGAAAGGATCATGGAAATCGCAAAAGAGAAACTCGGGCTTAATGAAAACGGGGAGATGAAGGGATAAAATCCCAAGCATTTGTTCTTGACAAGCAGGCCCGTTTTATAGGAAGTTAAAAGGAAGAAGATGCCACTGGCGTTGATTTAGGATGAAGGAGGAAATACATATGACCGAAAACATGAACGATATCCCGATGAGGGAATATAAGGTCGGGGATACGGTCACCGGCCGGGTAACAAAAATAGAGGATAAACAGGTGTACGTCTCCATTCCCGATTCTAAAGCGGACGGGATTATCCCGATCAGCGAGCTTTCCCCGTTACATATCGAAAAGCCCGCAGACGTGGTTCAAGAAGGCGACGAATTGCAGCTTGCCGTGATCAAAGTGGAAGAGGATCTCCTCATCCTTTCCAAGCGGAGGATTGACGCGGAAAAGGCATGGGCGGAATTGCAGGAGAAATTTGAAAAGGGCGAAGCCGTCGAAGGCGAGATCAAGGACATCGTGAAAGGCGGCCTCGTCGTCGATCTGGGCGTTCGCGGATTCGTCCCCGCGTCCCAGGTGGAAGACCATTATGTGGAAGATTTTTCCGGATATGTCGGGCGGACATTGCCCTTTAAAATCATCGAACTGGACAAGGAGAAAAACCGCCTGATCCTTTCCCACCGTGAGGTGGTTTTGGAAGAAAAATTAAAGCAGAAAAAAGAACGGCTGGAAAGCTTGAAAGCGGGGGATATCGTCACCGGTACCGTCCGCAGGATCACCGATTTCGGGGTTTTTGTGGACATCGGCGGAATCGACGGACTCATTCATATTTCCCAATTGTCCCATCAGCATGTCGAACACCCGTCGGAAGTCGTTTCCGTGAACGACGAGATCCGCGTGAAGGTGTTATCCGTCGATCCGGAAAAAGAGAAAATTTCTTTGTCCCTGAAGGAAACGACGCCGGGGCCGTGGGAAAATATTTCTGAAAAGTTTTCCGCCGGCTCCGTGGTGGAAGGCACCGTCAAGCGGATCGTATCCTTCGGCGCCTTCGTGGAACTGATCCCGGGGGTGGAAGGGCTGGTCCATATTTCCCAAATTTCCAATAAACATATCGGCACCCCCAGGGAAGTTTTAAGCGAAGGGGACAAGGTGAAAGTAAAAATATTGAAAGTGGATGAAGAAAACAAACGGATCTCCTTGAGCATCAGGGAGGCGGAGGAAAAGGTCGAAGAAACGGAATACGAGATTCCGCAGGAATCGAAAGGGTTTCAAATCGGCGAGATCCTCGGCGACAAGCTGAAGGAAATCCAATAAACGGACGCTTTTTGCGGCCGCTTGCGACAGATTGGCAGGCGGCCTTTTATTTTTGGGCTTTTTCCCGTGCTTCGTTTTTGCCTGGGGACCGCAAGATTCTCTCTTCCCTCGTGTTTCTTGCCGTGGTTGGATCTCCACCCTTTCCCTTTTTCCGCCCTCCTTTTCGGGCGGCCGTTCCCCGTTTCCCGGAAACCGGACGAATCGAAAGCGGTGCGCCCGCGGAATCTTTGCCCTTTGAACCGTCCGGCCGAACGTTCCGCACCCGCGGCAGGCGAATTATCCCAAATTCCTGCATTCATGCGGCGGATCTCCTCTTTCATGGATAAATTCGGACAAATCGAATTGCCTATTGATCAAAACAATTTTCTGCCCGTGAAGCCCGACGTTCCGGACCGCTTTCTCCGTCCCTCCCCCGAGCCGCCCTCCCCCTTTCCGGTTCCGGCCCTTTCGGG contains:
- the rpsA gene encoding 30S ribosomal protein S1, which codes for MTENMNDIPMREYKVGDTVTGRVTKIEDKQVYVSIPDSKADGIIPISELSPLHIEKPADVVQEGDELQLAVIKVEEDLLILSKRRIDAEKAWAELQEKFEKGEAVEGEIKDIVKGGLVVDLGVRGFVPASQVEDHYVEDFSGYVGRTLPFKIIELDKEKNRLILSHREVVLEEKLKQKKERLESLKAGDIVTGTVRRITDFGVFVDIGGIDGLIHISQLSHQHVEHPSEVVSVNDEIRVKVLSVDPEKEKISLSLKETTPGPWENISEKFSAGSVVEGTVKRIVSFGAFVELIPGVEGLVHISQISNKHIGTPREVLSEGDKVKVKILKVDEENKRISLSIREAEEKVEETEYEIPQESKGFQIGEILGDKLKEIQ